Proteins from one Malania oleifera isolate guangnan ecotype guangnan chromosome 4, ASM2987363v1, whole genome shotgun sequence genomic window:
- the LOC131153493 gene encoding cytochrome P450 78A5-like: MATEYDLLFLPKMVQSSVMSLETTLCVVLFTAVLALWLVPGGLAWVLARPGATNPIPGPSGFPLVGLAHVLAGSTPHRALADLARSFGFPKLMAYSVGLTRFVISTHPETAKEILGSPAFADRPVKESAYELLFHRAIGFAPYGKYWRKLRRISGTHLFSTKRVSGLGDIRNGIGSGMVEEIRALMGVKGEVEVKKVLHYGSLRSMMLSVFGKSHGGGELEEMVGEGYELLGMFNWSDHFPVVGWLDLQGVKKRCRGLVARVNVFVGKIIDEHRVKRGGRGGGGEEEQFRDFVDVLLDLEEEDNLSDSDMIAVLWEMIFRGTDTVAILLEWILARMVLHPEIQSKAQSEIDAVVGNYRPVSDSDIPSLPYLQNIVKETLRLHPPGPLLSWARLAAADVHVGDSFIPAGTTALVNMWAISRDENVWPESEKFMPERFADEDVSVMGADLRLAPFGAGRRVCPGKAMGLAAVHLWLAQLLQSFKWVPSDCGVDLSERLKLSLEMKNSLVCKALPRVRVA, encoded by the exons atggcAACGGAATATGATCTTCTATTTCTTCCCAAAATGGTTCAGTCATCTGTTATGAGCCTCGAAACGACGCTTTGTGTAGTGCTTTTTACTGCCGTTTTGGCACTCTGGCTTGTCCCGGGTGGACTCGCATGGGTTCTCGCCAGGCCCGGGGCAACGAATCCGATACCGGGCCCATCCGGCTTCCCGCTAGTCGGGCTGGCCCACGTTTTGGCCGGCTCTACCCCCCACCGCGCCCTGGCCGACCTCGCCCGGAGCTTCGGCTTTCCCAAACTGATGGCTTACTCCGTCGGTTTGACCCGTTTCGTCATTTCGACCCACCCGGAAACGGCGAAGGAAATACTGGGCAGTCCGGCCTTTGCGGACCGGCCCGTGAAGGAATCAGCCTACGAGCTGCTCTTCCACCGGGCAATTGGGTTCGCTCCCTACGGGAAGTACTGGCGGAAGTTGAGGAGAATCTCTGGGACCCATTTGTTCAGCACGAAGAGGGTATCCGGGTTGGGGGATATCAGAAACGGGATCGGGTCGGGCATGGTTGAGGAGATAAGGGCTTTGATGGGGGTGAAGGGAGAGGTGGAGGTTAAGAAGGTTTTACATTATGGGTCTCTGAGGAGTATGATGTTGAGTGTGTTTGGGAAGAGTCATGGCGGCGGTGAGCTTGAGGAGATGGTGGGGGAAGGGTACGAGCTGCTTGGGATGTTCAATTGGAGTGATCATTTTCCGGTGGTGGGGTGGCTGGATTTGCAGGGAGTGAAGAAGAGATGCAGAGGGTTGGTGGCGAGGGTAAACGTGTTTGTGGGGAAGATCATTGATGAGCATAGGGTTAAGAGGGGTGGTCGCGGTGGTGGCGGGGAAGAAGAGCAGTTTAGAGATTTTGTTGATGTGTTGCTTGATTTAGAGGAAGAGGATAACCTTAGTGACTCTGATATGATCGCTGTTCTCTGG GAAATGATTTTCCGCGGAACAGATACGGTCGCAATCCTGCTAGAATGGATTCTCGCGAGAATGGTCCTGCACCCGGAAATCCAATCCAAAGCCCAATCCGAAATTGATGCTGTCGTCGGAAACTATAGACCCGTTTCCGACTCCGACATCCCAAGCCTCCCTTACCTCCAAAACATCGTGAAAGAAACCCTGAGGTTACACCCGCCGGGGCCTCTTCTATCATGGGCCCGCCTCGCCGCCGCCGACGTTCACGTCGGAGATAGCTTCATTCCGGCTGGAACCACGGCCTTGGTGAATATGTGGGCCATCTCTCGCGACGAGAACGTGTGGCCAGAGTCAGAGAAGTTCATGCCGGAGCGGTTTGCCGACGAGGACGTGAGCGTCATGGGGGCTGACCTGAGGCTAGCTCCGTTTGGCGCCGGTAGGAGGGTTTGTCCCGGAAAAGCCATGGGACTGGCCGCCGTTCATCTCTGGCTGGCTCAGCTGCTTCAGAGCTTCAAATGGGTTCCTTCCGATTGTGGGGTGGACTTGTCTGAGCGTCTGAAACTGTCCCTTGAGATGAAGAACTCACTGGTTTGTAAGGCACTCCCTAGGGTTAGGGTTGCTTAA